From the genome of Haloarcula taiwanensis:
GACGGTGCCTTCGTTGGCGGCGACCCAGCGCAGGAGCAGGAACGCGAACACGTACTTTGCGAGGATGTCTAGCCCGGAGTAGCCCCACGAGGTGACGCCGACGCTCAGAAGGGCAACCCCCTCGGAACCCAGCGCCCAGAGAATCGGGTAGCCGAGCCACAGCACCACAGTGAGAAGCTTGAGCGTCCCGAATATCTCGCTTGTGCCGGCGGCTTCCGCGTCGGCTGGCCACTGGACGAGCAGGACGTACAGTACGGCGAGGAAGAACGCGCAACTGATGCCGTAAAACACCCAGCGCAGCAGGTGCGAGGAGGTAATGAGCGCGGCGGCGAGGCCGGTCACGCACATTCCGATGTCCATCGTGATCGCGGTGAACAGCGACGCGATATCGGTGTCAGCCAACAGGCCCAGCGCCAGGAGAATCATCGGTGTCGAGAACGTCCAGGTCAGGTACCGACCCCACGGCGACAGGACGTCCTGACCGGCGAGGGCGTGGCCCGGCGGCATCTGCAGAAACCCGACCGTTAGCCCGGACGCCAGGCCGGCGTAGCTGGAAATCGAGACCAGCGGCACCAGCATCGTCGCAACCCAGATGAGTTTTGCGCGGGGCGACTCTATGTCTCGACCCATTGCGACGAACAGGAGGATGGCGACGCCCGCCAGCGCGATGTTCACCCAGAGCGAGGAGTTCAGGAGGAAATTCGACTGTATCTCCTGAAGCACGTCTGACTGTGTCGCCTGAAGCACTGTCGTTGCAGTGGTACTGGCAGCTGTCATGTATGCTAACTACGAAGAGTACACTTAAAGACGCGTAGCCAAACGGTATCG
Proteins encoded in this window:
- a CDS encoding capsular biosynthesis protein CpsH, whose product is MTAASTTATTVLQATQSDVLQEIQSNFLLNSSLWVNIALAGVAILLFVAMGRDIESPRAKLIWVATMLVPLVSISSYAGLASGLTVGFLQMPPGHALAGQDVLSPWGRYLTWTFSTPMILLALGLLADTDIASLFTAITMDIGMCVTGLAAALITSSHLLRWVFYGISCAFFLAVLYVLLVQWPADAEAAGTSEIFGTLKLLTVVLWLGYPILWALGSEGVALLSVGVTSWGYSGLDILAKYVFAFLLLRWVAANEGTVSGSGMGIGSGGAAPADD